From Corvus cornix cornix isolate S_Up_H32 chromosome 5, ASM73873v5, whole genome shotgun sequence, the proteins below share one genomic window:
- the WDR89 gene encoding WD repeat-containing protein 89 translates to MTAVEKVEEQLAGLRIARRCVPSEEPAYLLDIDTSTAAQPGSSRFVAVSCSNKSIRVYDRETLHFLREYSGHPGILSGVRFAHVCDSVVFSACSEGTVKCWDVRSATQKPVQVFSGYPSNVFISFDVSCSDLIVCAGTEKVDKDTFLVFWDARGITDCASTTKEPLGVYSESHNDDITKICFHPIQPNLVVSGSTDGLVNVFDINKDNEDDALISTCNSDSSVSSLGWSGEDYKQVYCMTHDEGFCWWDMAQLDTEEPITLLHVLDVRESVCAENHGLHYLVGGLYHEKAGKLFLIGGTSTGNIHVISCSSDGLSLVGTLCGGHSATVRSFCWSPTDESLLTGGEDAQLLLWKPGAVERSLTKKASLKVSSSVQKRVRVHNTSLKSRKK, encoded by the coding sequence ATGACGGCAGTGGAGAaggtggaggagcagctggcGGGTCTGCGCATAGCCAGGCGCTGTGTGCCCAGCGAGGAGCCCGCCTACCTGCTGGACATTGACACCTCCACAGCTGCCCAGCCCGGGAGCAGCCGCTTCGTGGCAGTTTCCTGTTCCAATAAATCCATCAGGGTGTACGACAGGGAGACGCTGCACTTCCTGCGGGAATACAGCGGCCATCCCGGGATCCTCAGCGGGGTCAGGTTTGCACACGTGTGTGACAGTGTGGTGTTCTCAGCCTGCAGTGAGGGCACAGTGAAGTGCTGGGATGTTCGCTCAGCCACGCAGAAGCCTGTGCAGGTGTTCAGTGGCTATCCTTCCAATGTCTTCATCAGCTTTGATGTCAGCTGCAGTGACCTCATTGTTTGTGCCGGAACGGAAAAAGTTGATAAGGACACGTTTCTGGTGTTTTGGGATGCAAGAGGCATTACAGACTGTGCCAGCACAACTAAAGAACCCTTGGGAGTCTATTCTGAAAGCCACAATGATGACATCACTAAAATCTGTTTCCATCCTATCCAACCCAATTTGGTAGTGTCTGGGTCAACCGATGGCTTGGTGAATGTGTTTGACATCAACAAGGATAATGAAGATGATGCTTTGATATCAACTTGCAATTCAGATTCATCAGTGAGTTCTCTTGGCTGGTCTGGGGAAGATTACAAACAGGTCTATTGCATGACACACGATGAGGGGTTCTGCTGGTGGGACATGGCTCAGCTGGACACCGAAGAACCAATAACCCTGCTGCATGTTCTGGATGTCAGAGAGTCAGTCTGCGCTGAAAACCATGGCCTGCATTACCTGGTGGGTGGCTTGTACCACGAAAAGGCAGGGAAACTCTTCCTGATTGGGGGAACCTCCACAGGAAACATCCATGTgatcagctgcagcagtgatggCCTGAGCCTGGTGGGGACCCTGTGTGGTGGACACTCGGCCACCGTCCGCTCCTTCTGCTGGAGCCCGACGGATGAGTCTCTGCTGACGGGTGGAGAGGATGCTCAGCTGTTGCTATGGAAACCTGGAGCTGTGGAAAGGTCCCTCACAAAGAAAGCATCTCTGAAGGTCTCTTCTTCTGTGCAGAAGAGAGTGAGAGTTCACAACACCTCcctcaaaagcaggaaaaagtaa